GATCAATGCCTTCTCAACGATTTCGCGGGCGCTCATCTCGGTGTTCTCGGCCAGCGCCATGGCAGCGGCCTGGGCGAATGAACCGCCGGAGCCTATCGCCATCAGGTCATTTTCCGGCTCAATCACGTCACCATTGCCGGAGATGATGAACGATGCCTCCTGATCGGCGACGCACAGCAGGGCTTCAAGCCGCCGCAGGCGGCGATCCGTGCGCCACTCTTTCGCCAGTTCAATGGCGGCGCGGGTCAGGTTGCCGTATTGCTCGAGTTTCGCTTCGAACAGTTCAAAGAGAGTGAAGGCATCGGCCGTGCCGCCGGCGAAGCCCGCAATCACCCGACCGCCGGCAAGGCGTCGAACCTT
The DNA window shown above is from Woeseia oceani and carries:
- the hslV gene encoding ATP-dependent protease subunit HslV; protein product: MEQFRGTTIVSVRRGDSVAIAGDGQVSLGNTIMKGNARKVRRLAGGRVIAGFAGGTADAFTLFELFEAKLEQYGNLTRAAIELAKEWRTDRRLRRLEALLCVADQEASFIISGNGDVIEPENDLMAIGSGGSFAQAAAMALAENTEMSAREIVEKALIIAGNICVYTNRNIVIEELPSTAGGKK